The window AGTTGCTCAAACTATAAATGATGAAAGAATTTTACTAGCTACAATGGCAGTAGAAGAAACTGGTATGGGGCTTATAGAAGATAAGGTTATTAAAAATCACTTCGCATCAGAATATATATATAATAAATATAAAGATGAAAAAACTTGTGGTGTTTTAGAAGAAGATAAATCATATGGTGTTAAGAAAGTTGCAACACCTATAGGAGTTATTGCAGGAGTTATACCAACAACAAATCCTACATCAACAGCTATATTTAAAATATTACTTGCATTAAAAACAAGAAATGCAATTATAATATCACCACACCCAAGAGCAAAAAATTCAACTATCTATGCTGCAAAACTAGCTTTAGAAGTTGCTAAAAAATATGGAGCACCAGATGATATAATTTCATGGATAGATGAACCAAGTATGGAACTTTCTAGAGAATTAATGGCTGAAGTTGACTTAATTCTTGCAACTGGAGGTCCTGGAATGGTTAAGAGTGCTTATTCATCAGGAACACCAGCTATAGGGGTTGGAGCAGGAAATACTCCAGTAATTATAGATGAAACTGCAGATGTTAAGATGACAGTAAACTACATTTTATTATCAAAAACATTTGATAATGGAGTAATTTGTGCATCAGAACAAGCTGTAATATTACCTGAATCTAAATATGATGTAATAAGAAAAGAATTCTTAGATAGAGGAGCATATATCTTAGGTAAAGATGAAATTCAAAAAGTAAGAGATGTAATGTTTGTTAATGGAGCATTAAATGCTGATATAGTAGGACAAAGTGCTTATAAAATAGCTAAAATGGCAGGACTTAATATACCTGAAAGTTCAAGAGTATTAATAGGAGAAGTTGAAGATTATACTGAAGCTGAAGCATTTGCTCATGAAAAATTATCACCAATTCTAGCTATGTATAAAGCAAAAGACTTTAATGAACAAATGGATATAGCTAAAGCTTTAGTAGAGCTTGGAGGACTTGGACATACTTCTTGTATATATATAGATCTTGCAGAACAAGAAAAAATAGATAAATTTGGTAGAGAAATGAAAACTGGAAGAACTCTAGTAAATATGCCAGCATCTCTAGGAGCAATAGGAGATGTATTTAACTTTAAACTTGAACCATCATTAACACTTGGTTGTGGATCATGGGGAGGAAACTCTGTTTCTGAAAATGTTGGAGTTAAACACTTATTAAATGTAAAAACAGTTGCAGAAAGAAGGGAAAATATGTTATGGTTTAAAGTTCCTGAAAAAGTATACTTTAAATATGGTTCATTACCTGTTGCCTTAGAAGAATTAAAAGGAGAACATAAAAAAGCATTTATAGTAACAGATTCAACACTTGCTGAACTTGGATATACTAACCATGTTACAAAAGTATTAGATGAAATTGGTGTAGATTATAGAATATTCTCATCAGTTGGAGTAGATCCTACATTAAGTTCAACTGAAGCAGGGGCTGCTGCAATGCGTGAATATCAACCAGATGTAATTATTGCATTAGGTGGAGGATCTGCGATGGATGCTGCTAAGATTATGTGGGTTCTATATGAATATCCAAATATTAGATTTAAAGATTTAGCAATGAGATTTATGGATATACGTAAGAGAATATTCGCATTCCCTAAAATGGGTATAAAAGCTAAATTTATAGCTGTAGCAACTTCAGCAGGAACTGGATCAGAAGTAACACCATTCTCAGTTATAACTGATGATGCAACAGGAGTTAAATATCCTTTAGCTGATTATGAATTAACACCAGATGTAGCTATAAATGATCCAGAATTAATGTTGACTATGCCAAAAGGGTTAACAGTTGCATCAGGTATAGATGTATTTACACATGCTATTGAATCATATGTATCAATACTTGCAACAGAGTACACTAAACCTTATTCATTAGAAGCTATGAAAATAGTATTACAATGGTTACCTGAATCTGTTGAAGGTGGAGCAAGTGCAAGAAAAGCTAAAGAAAAAATGGCTAATGCATCTTGTATAGCAGGTATGGCATTTGCTAATGCATTCTTAGGTATTTGTCACTCACTTGCACATAAATTAGGAGGAAAATTCCATGTTCCACATGGTATTGCGAATGCTTTATTATTAGAAGAAGTAATTAGATTTAATGCTGAAGATGCACCAACTAAGATGGGAGTATTCCCTCAATATAGATATCCTGATGCAATCAATAGATACGCAAAAGCAGCTGATTTCTTAGGATTAACTAAACCTGGACAAAGTAGAGAAGAAAAAGTTGAAGAATTTATTAAAGCATTAAATGAATTAAAAGATAAGATAGGAATACCTAGAAGTATAAAAGAATGGGGAGTACCTGAAAAAGATTTCTTAGAAGCAGTTGATGAATTAGCTGTAGATGCATTTGATGATCAATGTACACCAGCTAATCCAAGATATCCATTAATTTCTGAATTAAAAGAAATTTACTTAAAATCTTATTATGGAAGAGAAGAGTATGATAAAAAGTATGGAAATAAAAAAGATAAGAAAAGTAAAAAATAGTAATTAATATGAAATAGGGGCTGTTGCAATAAAAAATAGCTCTAACTAGAAAAAAGAGTAGAAAATTAGAAATTAAAGAATCTAAATTCTACTCTTTTTAAATATCAAAAAACATAGTGCATAGAAATATTAAAAAATAGAAGGTGTCACCTTCTATTTTTTAATGGTATTTATAAAGATCAATTAATAAACAGTATTTATTATGTTAAGTATATCATCTACATTAGAACTTCTTTTAAGTATATCTATTTTATTTTTATCTATAATATTACGTGATATTGACATTAATATATCTATGTGTAAATTTTCATAGCTGGGTTTAACTAAAACAGCAAAAATATATTTAACTTTATCATTATTTTTATTCCATACGATAGAATTTTTAAGTCTTGCAAAAACTATAGTATTTTCTAAAACTTTAGAACTTTTTAAATGGGGAATTGCAAAGTGACTTCCTAAAAATGTTGCTACTTCATTTTCTCTTTTATCAAATTTATAAAGAATTCTTTGAGGATTTTCAATTCTTTCCAATTTAAGTAATTCATTAGTAACATATTCGAAAAATTGATTTTTGTTTTCTACTTCTAAATTGTCAAAGAAAACTGTTTTGTCACATAATTTTATAGACATAATAATCACTCCCAAAAATTTATATATTTCCTAATATATTATACCTTGAAAATTAATAAGGTCAAATTTTTTTTATAATACAAAAAGTTAAGTTATTTTAATTACTTGCAAGTGTGCTTTTTTATTAATTTTATAAATATAATAGTTTGTATAAAAAGTTTGATAAACTATAACAAAGTATTTTTGAAACATCTAGAATTCTTTTAAATAATAGCTTTTAAGGTAATTAATTTTGATTGACAAATTATTTTTTTTGATGTAATATATTAAATGAAAAGTGAAAAGGAGGAGAACTAATGAAAAAATTAGGAAGTTTAATCTTAGGATTAATGCTAATGTTTTTAGTATTTTCTTGTGGAGCTAAAAAAGAAGAAACTGCAGAAAATACAGAGATGAAAAAAATTAAAGTTACTACAACTTTAAATTACTATGCAGATTTATTAAATCAAATTGGGGGAGACAAAGTAGAAATTACAGGTCTTATGAAAGAGGGAGAAGATCCACATCTTTATGTTGCTACAGCAAGTGATGTAGAAAAACTTGAAAGTGCAGATCTAGTTGTTTATGGTGGATTACATCTTGAAGGTAAGATGGTTGAAATTTTTGATAACTTAAAAGGTAAAGAAGTGTTAAATTTAGGGGAGCAACTTGACCCTTCTAAATTAACTAAAGTATCAGATTCAGTTTATGATCCACATGTTTGGTTCAATACTGAATTCTGGAGCATACAAGCTAAAGCTGTTGCTGAAAAATTATCAGCTTTAGACCCAGCTAATAAAGATTTCTATATGACTAACTTAGATAATTATCTAAAAGAAGTTAAGGAAGCTACAGAATATATTCAAGCTAGAATTAATGAAATTCCTGAAGGACAAAGATACTTAGTTACAGCACATGATGCTTTTGGATATTTCTCAGATCAATTTGGATTAACAGTTAAAGCTATACAAGGTGTTTCTACAGATTCAGAAATAGGAACAAAAGAAATTAATGATCTTGCTAATTTTATAGTTGAACACAATGTTAAAGCTATATTTGTTGAAAGTTCAGTTAACCATAAGAGTATAGAATCATTACAAGAAGCTGTTCGTGCTAAAGGTGGAGATGTTAAAATAGGTGGAGAACTTTATTCTGATTCAATGGGAGATAAAGAACGTAACACAGATACATATATTAAAACAATAAAAGCTAATGCTGATATTATCGCGGAGGCTTTAAAGTAGGAGAAAAAAATGAATGCTATTGAAATAAAAAATTTAACGGTTGCTTATGATGAAAAACCAGTTTTAGAAAATTTAAGTTTAAATATAGGAAAAGGTCAAATATGGGCAGTAATAGGTCCTAATGGAGCTGGTAAATCAACACTAATTAAAACAATACTAGAATTTTTAAAACCAATAGTTGGTGACATTAAAGTAAACGGAGAAAAATACGCTAAGATGCGTAAAAAAATAGCATATGTTCCACAAAGGGGAAGTGTCGATTGGGACTTCCCCACTACTTTATTTGATGTAGTAGAAATGGGATCATATGGTAGGGTAGGATTTTTAAAAAGGGTTTCTAAAGAAGAAAAAGTTAGAGTAATTGAAGCAATAAAGCAAGTTGATATGTTAGAATTTAAAGATAGACAGATATCTGAACTATCTGGAGGACAACAACAAAGAGTTTTCTTAGCAAGAGCTTTATTACAAGATGCAGAAATTTATTTAATGGATGAGCCTTTCCAAGGGGTAGATTCTAAAACAGAAAAATCTATAGTACAAATATTAAAAAAATTAAGAGATGAAGGAAAAACTGTTGTTGTAGTTCATCATGATTTAAAAAGTGTACCAGAATATTTTGATTATGTAGCTATGGTAAATAAATCAGTTGTAGTTTCAGGTAAGATAGAAGATGTATTTACTCCTGAAAATATAGATAAAACATATAAGAAGAATATGGATTAATTATGAAAGAAATATTAATTTTATTATCAGATAGTTACACTTTTAAAATAGTAATGTTAGGTTGTTCTTTACTTGGAATTTTAAGTGCAGTAGTGGGAACTTTTGCTGTATTAAAAAAAGAAAGCCTTTTAGGTGATGGTATATCACATGCATCTCTTGCAGGTATATGTCTTGCATTTTTAATCACAAAACAAAAAGAAACAGTATTTTTATTAATTGGAGCTTTTTTAATAGGAATCTGTTGTGTTTACTTAATTCATTATATAGGTGTTAAGTCAAAGGTTAAATTTGATAGTGCAATAGCACTTATATTATCTACTTTTTTTGGTTTAGGTTTGGTTTTATTAACTTATTTAAAAAAAATACCTGGAGCAAAAAAAGCAGGGTTAAATAAATTTATATTTGGTCAAGCATCTACTCTTGTATTAAAAGATATTTATTTAATAATAGTAGTAGGAGTATTTTTGCTTTATTTAGTAGTAATATTTTGGAAAGAACTTAAGGTAAGTTTATTTGATAAAAATTATGCAAAAACAGTAGGAATCAATAGTGATGCTATTAGATTTTTAATATCAGCTATGATAACTATTAATGTAATTATAGGTATACAAATAACAGGAGTTGTTTTAATGACAGCTATGCTTGTAGCACCTGCTGTTGCTGCAAGACAATGGAGTAATAAGTTATATATAGTTGTAATGTTAGCAGCTATATTTGGAGGAATTTCAGGATTTATAGGAACGGCTATATCAAGCATACAAGTTCAACTTCCAACAGGACCATTAATAGTTTTAAGTCTTAGTATATTTGTTATAATAAGCATGCTATTTGCACCACGTCGTGGACTAATAGCAAGAAGTTATAGAAGTTATGTAAGAAATAAAGAAATTATTAGGAAATATAAGGAAGGTGATTATAATGAGTTCTAGTTTAGTTATTCAAATTATTGCAATACTTATATCAACTTCTTGTTCTGTATTAGGTGTTTTTCTGGTTTTAAAGAATATGAGTATGTTAACAGATGCTATAACACATACTGTACTTTTGGGAATAGTTTTAGCTTTCTTTATATCAGGTAATTTAAATTCACCTTTATTTATAGTTGGAGCATCTCTTATTGGTCTTGTTACAGTTTATCTTGTAGAATTGCTAGTAAATACTAGACTTGTACATGAAGATGCAGCTATTGCTATAGTTATGTCATTTTTATTCAGTGTAGCTATAGTTTTAATATCAAGATACACTGCAAATATTCATTTAGATACAGATAGTGTTTTACTTGGAGAAATAGCATTTACACCATTTAATAAGACAAATATATTTGGTTATGAAATTGCTGTTGCTATAGTAAAATCATTTGTAGTTTTAATTATAAATGTTTTATTTGTAATTATATTCTTTAAAGAATTAAAAATATCAGTATTTGATAGAGCACTTGCAGCAAGTCTTGGTATGTATCCAGTTTTAATGCATTACTTACTAATGACTTTAGTGTCAGTTACATCAGTTGTATCATTTGAAGCTGTAGGATCAATTCTACTTATATCATTTATGATAGGACCACCAGTAACAGCTTATCTTTTATCAAAAAGTTTAAGAAAAATGATGCTATTAAGTATTATTTTTGGTGCAATTTCTTCAATTTTAGGTTATAATATTGCTATAATATTAGATGTTTCTATAGCAGGAAGTATTTCTGTTGTTATAGGTATAGTATTTATAATAGTATTTTTATTGAAGAAGGTGTTTAAATTTGATTTTAGATTACGTAAGATGGAGAAGTGATTTAACATTCGAAGAAAGAGAATTTAATAATATAGATGCATTAGTTATAGCTCGTATTTCATATATGTATTTTGATGAAGTATTTAAAGAAAATGAAAAAGAACTTAATATATCTGAAGTTTTAAAAAGATATGTAAATACTAAGAATATAGAGCAAAAAACAATGTGGTTACCGGATATTGAACTTGCTAAACTTTTGATGAAATCTAAAAGATATATGAATTTAGTAGTTAGTGATTATTTAAATGTAATTGATAATACAAAAGAAAAACAATTTGCAGCTTTAACTATTACTGTTAATGAAAAAACTAAAATTGTATCATTTAGAGGTACAGATAATACAGTAATTGGTTGGAAAGAAGATTTTAATCTTAGTTTTGAAGATAATATTCCTGCACAAAGATCATCTGTTAAGTATTTAAATAGAATAATGGAAGAAAGTAAAGGGGATATAATAAC of the Pseudostreptobacillus hongkongensis genome contains:
- a CDS encoding metal ABC transporter permease; its protein translation is MSSSLVIQIIAILISTSCSVLGVFLVLKNMSMLTDAITHTVLLGIVLAFFISGNLNSPLFIVGASLIGLVTVYLVELLVNTRLVHEDAAIAIVMSFLFSVAIVLISRYTANIHLDTDSVLLGEIAFTPFNKTNIFGYEIAVAIVKSFVVLIINVLFVIIFFKELKISVFDRALAASLGMYPVLMHYLLMTLVSVTSVVSFEAVGSILLISFMIGPPVTAYLLSKSLRKMMLLSIIFGAISSILGYNIAIILDVSIAGSISVVIGIVFIIVFLLKKVFKFDFRLRKMEK
- the adhE gene encoding bifunctional acetaldehyde-CoA/alcohol dehydrogenase, which encodes MVKDLESLREMMGRVRKAQEKYSTYTQEQVDKIFRKVAQTINDERILLATMAVEETGMGLIEDKVIKNHFASEYIYNKYKDEKTCGVLEEDKSYGVKKVATPIGVIAGVIPTTNPTSTAIFKILLALKTRNAIIISPHPRAKNSTIYAAKLALEVAKKYGAPDDIISWIDEPSMELSRELMAEVDLILATGGPGMVKSAYSSGTPAIGVGAGNTPVIIDETADVKMTVNYILLSKTFDNGVICASEQAVILPESKYDVIRKEFLDRGAYILGKDEIQKVRDVMFVNGALNADIVGQSAYKIAKMAGLNIPESSRVLIGEVEDYTEAEAFAHEKLSPILAMYKAKDFNEQMDIAKALVELGGLGHTSCIYIDLAEQEKIDKFGREMKTGRTLVNMPASLGAIGDVFNFKLEPSLTLGCGSWGGNSVSENVGVKHLLNVKTVAERRENMLWFKVPEKVYFKYGSLPVALEELKGEHKKAFIVTDSTLAELGYTNHVTKVLDEIGVDYRIFSSVGVDPTLSSTEAGAAAMREYQPDVIIALGGGSAMDAAKIMWVLYEYPNIRFKDLAMRFMDIRKRIFAFPKMGIKAKFIAVATSAGTGSEVTPFSVITDDATGVKYPLADYELTPDVAINDPELMLTMPKGLTVASGIDVFTHAIESYVSILATEYTKPYSLEAMKIVLQWLPESVEGGASARKAKEKMANASCIAGMAFANAFLGICHSLAHKLGGKFHVPHGIANALLLEEVIRFNAEDAPTKMGVFPQYRYPDAINRYAKAADFLGLTKPGQSREEKVEEFIKALNELKDKIGIPRSIKEWGVPEKDFLEAVDELAVDAFDDQCTPANPRYPLISELKEIYLKSYYGREEYDKKYGNKKDKKSKK
- a CDS encoding metal ABC transporter solute-binding protein, Zn/Mn family; the encoded protein is MKKLGSLILGLMLMFLVFSCGAKKEETAENTEMKKIKVTTTLNYYADLLNQIGGDKVEITGLMKEGEDPHLYVATASDVEKLESADLVVYGGLHLEGKMVEIFDNLKGKEVLNLGEQLDPSKLTKVSDSVYDPHVWFNTEFWSIQAKAVAEKLSALDPANKDFYMTNLDNYLKEVKEATEYIQARINEIPEGQRYLVTAHDAFGYFSDQFGLTVKAIQGVSTDSEIGTKEINDLANFIVEHNVKAIFVESSVNHKSIESLQEAVRAKGGDVKIGGELYSDSMGDKERNTDTYIKTIKANADIIAEALK
- a CDS encoding PTS sugar transporter subunit IIA, which produces MSIKLCDKTVFFDNLEVENKNQFFEYVTNELLKLERIENPQRILYKFDKRENEVATFLGSHFAIPHLKSSKVLENTIVFARLKNSIVWNKNNDKVKYIFAVLVKPSYENLHIDILMSISRNIIDKNKIDILKRSSNVDDILNIINTVY
- a CDS encoding metal ABC transporter permease is translated as MKEILILLSDSYTFKIVMLGCSLLGILSAVVGTFAVLKKESLLGDGISHASLAGICLAFLITKQKETVFLLIGAFLIGICCVYLIHYIGVKSKVKFDSAIALILSTFFGLGLVLLTYLKKIPGAKKAGLNKFIFGQASTLVLKDIYLIIVVGVFLLYLVVIFWKELKVSLFDKNYAKTVGINSDAIRFLISAMITINVIIGIQITGVVLMTAMLVAPAVAARQWSNKLYIVVMLAAIFGGISGFIGTAISSIQVQLPTGPLIVLSLSIFVIISMLFAPRRGLIARSYRSYVRNKEIIRKYKEGDYNEF
- a CDS encoding metal ABC transporter ATP-binding protein; translated protein: MNAIEIKNLTVAYDEKPVLENLSLNIGKGQIWAVIGPNGAGKSTLIKTILEFLKPIVGDIKVNGEKYAKMRKKIAYVPQRGSVDWDFPTTLFDVVEMGSYGRVGFLKRVSKEEKVRVIEAIKQVDMLEFKDRQISELSGGQQQRVFLARALLQDAEIYLMDEPFQGVDSKTEKSIVQILKKLRDEGKTVVVVHHDLKSVPEYFDYVAMVNKSVVVSGKIEDVFTPENIDKTYKKNMD